GCTATTGCCCAGCATAACGCCAGGGGCCAAGGTTAAATATGGATTTCTCAGTCTATCATGTAATGAAAACTGTCTCAACAGCTGATTCTTCCtcacagaatgaaaatacttttttccacAGGATAAAGGGGGACATCCAGAATGAGAATCTAATATACGGGTTGTGTGTGTTATAATTTcacatatttaataattaattcgGACAGTTGTTCTCTATCACTGTCAGAAGTCCTATATTTCTTGCAGCTACTGCATTACCAGTTCAAGCACTTGTTTCTTTCAACAGCATTGTTTGCCATGGAAattaaggttgaaaaagacaTGAAGACTGGAGAAAACACAGTGTTATCAACAATACCTCTTCCCTCAAAGGAGTTTAAAGAGACAGGAATTAAAGTCTATGATGATGGCAGGAAGTCAGTCTATGCAGTGTCCTCAAATGGGACCACAACACAAAATGGGATGGATGAACTTGCTCCTGTTGAAGTGGAAGACCTGCTACGGCaggcaactgaaaaaaattctcaatcTCCCACAGAGTACCATGAACCTGTCTTTGCAAACAAATTCTGCAGGCCAGTTACTCCTCAGAAAGACCGATTAGTCCCAGGACCAAAACCGGAAGGCACTGACAAAAGAGAGATGAATGGATTTAGCAATCATCAGACAGGGTTCTCCTCCAAAACAGAGCCCTATATGCAGCAAAATAAAGAGAACGGCTTTGATCTTCCAAAGGTAATACAACCAAAGTCTCCCTCTCCAGTAATTTCTCATACAGAGAAGAAAGTGCACACTAATCCTGAGAACAGGATGATTcataatgaagaaagaaatgctgcacATGAGGAATTAAAACCTTACCAGAACACAATGGAAAAACATAGTGAGACAAGGTTTTTAAATCCCGGTCACGCTAATGCAGCATCCCCCGCACATCAGGATGAGGAAGATGTTCGGTACAACATTGTCCAGGCTGTGCCTTGTTACGTGGATGAATCTGAACCTGTGACGATGGTTTTCATGGGTTACCAGCGTGTTGACGATGATGATGCAGAAGCAAACCAGAAGCTGTCCCCATACGATGGGGTTATCCGTGCAGAACTGGTTATCATTGATGATGATGAGGAAGACGACAGCAAATCTGAGAAACCAGCATATCATCCCATAGGCCATTATAGTCAAGTTTATCAACCACCAAACAGGAAAACCACAGAAgcccaacaaacaaaccctgTGAGCAGTCTGGGTGCAAGCCTGAACAAGGTACCCCACAAAAATTCCATCTCCCTGCAAGAACAAGAGGAACGCTTAAGCTCACCAACACACCAAGCTCATCTTCACAGCCAGATGTCTGGAGATGGTACAGAAGATCCCTCATTAACAGgtaacagaaaaggaaaatcatgtCACTGCTGCTTGCTCATGTAGCAAATTGATATTGCTCTTATCTGCTGGCAACTGTATCACTTACATTGTTTGAATTGTTTCAGACTAATATGCTATTAATAATacttttttgctcttctttgtTAACAAATACCAATCTACATTTTGGAtctgttgaaatattttgtcttcagCAATGCACTAGTTACCATATCAAAATTCGGAAAATAAACTATTACAAAATGCCATTTCTATAACCTTGAAAGATTTAATGTGGTTCTCTTTGAAGTTCCATTAATGCTACCAAAATTAGCAGAATTAGTTTTCATTTCTTGCAGGTAACTAACAGCATTGCTACTTAACAATACCTCCTCCCCCACTGGCATGTTCTTCTGCCTGTCTGAATTCCAACTGCTTCCTAGATTATCCAAGTTACTCCTTAAATAAGAAAGACTACTTAATAATCAGctttactttgtatttttaaggcATCAACATTGCCAACACTGTCCTGATAGTGTTTATGCaagttttaacatttttacAGCTTCTGAAAGATAATGAAACAGTTTTCATCACTACACACTGTTAGTTCAGTAGTCCACAGAGctatttttgaataatttttatattcaaTTAATACATATAGTATCTATTTATTACTGTAAAGTTTTATAATAAAAGTTGGAAAGTAATAGCAGAATCTTTCAGGAACATAGAAAACTCTATGATTACGCTGCACTTTAATGCATACAATTCAACTCCATTTAAGTATActcacagagcagcagattGCAGACTAGCCACATTCCACTTGAAGGAAAGGACACTCTGGTTGAATTACAGGAGGATAAGGGGTCCTGATGCCACATTCTCTCCTCCAGAGAATTTGCAGcaaaaatataagtttagacCCTGGCTAAAGCTGAACTGACAGCCCAGGAATTATTTACACTACACTGGATCATGTAGGAACTTTCAAGTATTTTTGCATCAGTAGGCAGTGATTGGGAAGAGCTGTTCAGCAAGCAAGGCTCTCCAGCTTTTAAGAGCATCAACATCATGGAGTCATGCATACAAAAACCAGGAAcattccagcagagctgcccatcCTTTCTGATCAATAAAGCCACTACACTTTTCCATTGCCTTTGCTTTCCTCAAGCACCCATCCTGCCATCTCTGTACTTCCCTGTGTTCTCCAGCACCAAGGGCTGCTGCCAAGAGCTTTTATATCAGCAACTGGAAGCAGAAATAGTTAGTACAGGTAAGATAAACCACTCAaaaagctgctccagcccatTATATTTTGGGGATGGTCCCTTAATTCCCCCATCACAGAAGTACAGGATAATGGAGAAGGGACACTTATTACTATTCCACCAATAAGAAAATGGCCAATTGGGAAAAATGGATCCCAGctaaattaaaagcagtttgACAAGTGCCTCAAAAATTCCCCCAGTCAGCACTGCCTCCAAGTGAGTATCTTCATGCCTAGTAGAATTTGGAGCTAAGCCATACTCTTCTTTAGCCCTCCACTTATTTATTGCCACTCCCTGGGAAATTTTTGATCAGTGGAAAAAGCCAGGAAGTGACTCAATCTTTCCCAAGCAGCCCTATAATCCTACTGAGACTtctaaaagagaaacaaaaccaggaaagcCTCTCAATCTAGAACAATGTAATTATACAGAACTGCTTCTTATATATTGTTTTCAAAGCAGTCATTGATGCCCACCCTAGCAGGTTCACCCTAAACACCACTAGAGAAGAGTGGAGAACAATTATTTTCAGTAGCTCATCATTCATTACTAAAACAACAAatagtaaaacagaaaaaggaatcaTCTTGGAAACTAAAGTTTTTTGAAGCACTTGCAGCACTTAAACATTAAACAAGCACTGGGGACTCTGAAAGACAATGGTAAACAAAGAAGCACAGGACAGACCAGCATGATGGCCCCTTATGTAACaatttttctttaggaaagaGATGAACCTTAAGAACAAGCTACTGAATCAGTTAGCAATGGCCAAGGACAAGGAAGCAGAGGCATTGTTCCATGTGCCAATCTATATAAAGACAGATCAGATTAAATTAGGAGCTTTTCCTGCCCACAATTTTACAAAGATGTAGGACATACCTCTTTCCATATAGTAGCAATTTTCCTTCCCCCACAAGCTCCTTTCTTCACCAATATCTCAAAGTATGTGCCCTCAGAAAACCAGAGGGCAGAGATACAGAGAAAAGGATGACAACACTATAATTGGTATACCCACATTTGCATTATTAgggcttattttctttttcaaatttcaggCAATTCAATTCAAGTGCAAATGTTTTGAAGATGCAGTACTCATTAGGGAAATGCAAAGTCCTTGGGAGGGAACAAAGGCTAGACATAGTGAAATGAATAAGGAAATACAAAACTAAAGCTGAATAAGCAGCAAAACATACTGACAGTGTGGAACAGGCTCTCATGGGACACGAAGGTCCAAGGCTTTTGGCAGCTAGCTAGTCTAGATGAGCTATTTTTTCCCTACCACTGGAAGCTTTGCAACCTTCAAAAAACACAATGGAGACAGCTCCATTTGCGTTgaagaaagtaaaatacaaaaatcctttttaatgAAGAGTCATGCACACCATCTGTTCCTGTAATGTATAGAGCAAGACAAAAACAGACTATGGGCTAGAAATGAGGCATCAAACTGACTGTTCTCAAACCATGACCAGAGCCTGAATCCTTCAGAATTCCTCAGCCTGTAAAAAGTACACAGTGTCTTTGTAAGAGCTAAGGTTAACATCAGTGGCTCTATGATATAAAGTTACACTCAGATGCTTCTACAATTTGCATCAACTTCAGCATTCAAAACATAACTCGAGTTGGACACTTGCTGACACGTGTAAATCAAGTAAACAGCTGCTTTGACCCCTCGTGTCTCAGCACAGGGACATATGCAGGGTGCAGGAATGAGACACACTATTTTTGGTAACTCTTCAAACTAGCAGGTCAGAGTAATGGAGATTATTCAACAATGTGCTGGGGGCATGCTTTTACATATCAAACAACTGCATTATATTGCTGTTCTAAAAATAACCTTAACATTAAATCACTGGCCTTTTACTGTCCCTTTCAAACTTACCCCATTATACCCAGTTACAGACAATAGCCATACTGATGTTTATACAGGTGCTGGTACTGCAACAGATGAAATCAGGAACATGAGTAACTCCCACTCTGACTCACAACACCgggaagaaaggaaagtttGCTCTGAGcatcacagaaaaggaaaaggtttccAAACAGTTACAGCTCCCACTGAGGAGTTTAGTTTAAACAAAGAGTTTGTTTAATTATTCATGTGTCCTTTTAATCTGTCAGCATCCAGTCAAGGGCAAAACCAACTCTGTGTAATGTGTTAGTGAAGGTAACAGAGACAAAACAGAAGGTAGCTGTGctaatttttaaatagcaatTATGGAGTAATTTCTAAATATACTCACTTTATTGCAAAATTACCAGAACTAACACCTTCTTACtgatttctttctaaaacaCTAAAACAATGCTTATTCTGCTGGATTAACCACCGGAGGTATGtgtattcttcatttttctaaataagGAGATTTTGCTTCAGAATTAGAAAGAAAGACTTAAAATGCAAtggctttgtttatttttgcagctCTGAGGATGAGAATGgcaaagctggggaaaaaggTCCTTTAACAGCTGTAATGACATGGAAGTAAAATCTCAAAGCAGATAAAGCTAAGAAGACTTTCTTCCACATACTTTTTCTGGATCATAATGCTTGTTTTGCTACTCTGTTTCATGGGCTATTTTGCCCTCTGCATAATGCAATGGACTTTAACAGACTTTCAGATTTGACCAACTGCCATATGCACACATACCACATCCTGGATTTTGTTAAAAGTAGTGGGAAGTTACCTAAGGCCATAAATGCAGTGTATATACAAGTATGAAGATATATGCATACCTGTTCTCACAATCAGAAATATGCTGTTGCTGTATACACAGAGCAGATAAACACTTACTATCTCCATGGAACTTCAGGGGACATTGTTTCATATTAAAATGTGCCAATCTATCTGATTTTGACTGAAAATGCTGTTCCAGCATTCTTTTTGTAAAAGCATTGgttaataaaaagcaaaatgtgagagaggagcaggaagaaatgtaaatataaaaagtgCTTTCTAATTATACTACCTTGGATGAAATGTAAAGCATTCCTTTTTAAGTGATagcagaacaaacaaaaatataattaagcCAGCATATTGAAATATTTAGCACCCTTCTAGATCTCCACAGTCCATTCACCCTTCTACGCTACATACGACAGTGCAGCCATCCTCACACCCTGTTCTCTTCACCATCCCACAAACATGCTGCCCACCCACAACCTCACATATCAATCCTGTGCATAATAATATGAACAGCCTGACCTCCTGAGCATGGTTGCACCTcccaagctgcagaaaaaaCCCTGCTTTTCCAAGCAACTGGTTGCCAGAAAGGTTTCTGTCTgtcaaaaaaaccaaccaaacaaaaaaccaaccaaaacgAACAAGCAAGCCctcaacagcagaaaaagaccCCAACAGCCATACTGTTTAGGTTTCAATGGGCTGGGGAGCTAAAATCAGGCAAGCCTCCCACCAGAAATGCTGAGTTACCAGTAACTTGTCCTGCAGCTGAATACAAAGATCTGTtacagctgcagccactgctgggcaCAGTTCTCCAGCAAGTTTCAAGGCCCTCACCAAAAAACAGGTTAATTCTTTCCACATGGTAGAGGAGGTAAAAGCCTAAAAGCAGGGTCAATCACACCTAGAGAAATCACATCCAAGTCAGATTTTCCAGTACATAGttcttggggggaaaaagtgCCTCATACACCACTATACTCAAATCAGTACAACAGCTTTAATTCACTAGGTCTTAGCCTCATTTGTAACACTAAACAGATAAAGCTCATGTTGTTATTCTGGTATAGCTGACTCTAATTATGCaccagtaaaaaaacccaaaaaaacccaaaaaaacccacaaaacaaaacaaaacaaaaatctctatAATTTTTTGCTGGTATTCTTTTCAAAGCAGGAAACTGAAGTTACTACCTCATACTGAGGCACGATGGTAGTAATTGACTGATTTGTAGCCTCTAAACATTTGGTGGCTCCCAGTCTGATGTGGGTAATCTCAAATTTTCAGACTTGTCAGATATGGTTACCTGGAAAGTGGAATAGTAAAtaagaacaaataaattttattatagTACACTTCCTCTATGTCTATCCtcttatttgttgttttttatggTGGGTTATTTCCTTATGCTTCTTCTGTTATTTGCTGTTTGTGAAAGCAGAAGGCTTCAGCCTCAACTCTTAAGGATAAACCAAAAAATGAGAGCAGGTGAGTGGTAGGAAGTAGTCACAAAAAACTTTTGTAACAGAAGCAGACAGCTATGGACACTCCTACTCTGCTCTCCCAACAACCCGTACTAATAAACTTAAATAATATAGAAAAGGGAGAAACTATCATCACAATACTAGTCAAAGGAGTTTAAAGGAAAGGCTAGAAAGTTTTGTGCTTCTAGAAAGTAGGAGCATTCATCATCTGAATGCTACAGCCCCAGAGCTTTCCTGCATCCTGTATCAACAAGAACAGAAATACAAGGTagcaaattatattttcaaatgtcaGTAGAGATGCCATGCAAAACTCTAATTTATCATTAAAGCCAAGTGATTTCTAAGGCCCCATGAGACAAAAGTCTCCCTGAAGCAAAGCTGAAGCTGCAGTCCTTCCTAAGTGCAGTACCCTTTGTGTGGGATGATTGTCATAAACAGCTGGTTCAGAGTGAGGCAGTTTTGTGGTTTACATTATGTGAAGTCCCTTTTGCACAGCACAAGGAAGACCAGCAGAAGCTAGACAGTGGTTGAACTAGGTCAGGTAGGAACTAAAACAGGTGGCTCCAAGCATGTTCTGGAGAATTTGTCCTGTGCCAGTTCGGCTGTGCCACTTACTCAGGTATGTGCAACAGTTTCCCCCTTAAGTCAGAATCAGATTTATGTGAGCAAAGAATTTCTCAGACCTACTAGCAGATTATCCTGTTAACCACCCTTCCATTCACTTGGACTCTTCTTACTTCAGCCTGCACCAAAACCACTGAGATATTAACTTCTGCATAGAAATGCAGAACACTGTAGTTTTTCCTTGGCGACTGCTGTTCATCTTCTGTTGTCTGGACAAGAACGTACCCACATGACAAAAGAAAACCATCCATATCCGCTCAAACAAAAGCTTAATATCAGATAGCAAGCAAACACCCATTCCAGAATGTCCATCTGTATGAGATGGCTTGAATTTAAAGACTGAGTTTCcgaaatttttttccaattagtTCATTTAGGAACACTTCCTATTTTGGAAAACCTTTCCATGTCAACCTCTCACAGACAGGTTCCAGCAAGCCAGCAAAGCAGAAGCGCTGTTACAGGAACAAGGGCGCCACGTAGTGTTAGGAACTGATGGAAGACAAAGCAGGCAAGCtctcctcagccttccctgggTAAAGGACACCCATGGACAATATTACACGGAACTGGACATCTCCCTATCTTGGGATTtttgacaaaacagaaaaaacagtgCAGCACTCAGTgtaagaagaagaaattaaatacatctTCCCCTGGTTCGTGCTGCAGCCTGAAATATCAACTAACTAAAAACTacttaaagcaaaacaaagtagCTGTGAACTCCATTACATTTGCACCAAGtcatttttgtttaaagcaCAGGCAAAGAACGTAATTTGTAGCTAAACCAAGAGCAGATGACGAGTATTTGGAAGCTGCATCTAATAATCAAAACAGTAAACTACTTGTGAGACTATTCACAAATTTCTACCTGTCATCTGTTTTCCTGCCAATATCAAACccttctgcagatttttttcaaaggagtACAAAAAAACTTGGGAAGACATTGGAATACGATGACATGTTACCTCTTCTTACTAGTTATGCAGGAAAAGGGCAGGAGTGGTAGTGTGAACAGAAATGATGTAAAATAAGCAAGTCTTTCAATCAATTAAGTTACAATATTGTACATAAGGGTTCCCGTAAGAAACAAGACAATACTGCAagcagtgggaagaaaaaatttatCCAGAACAACTGACAATTTTGCCAATTTAAAAGTTGTATTAGATATGGAAcaaggaaactttttttcttcttgaggAAAAGAAACTGCCTTAAAAAGTGAAACTATTTTAACATTCAATTTCAATAATAGTTTCTCCAGGAAGGATTTACATAGCTGTAATTTATAAAACAACATCTACAAAAACCAGACAATACATTTTGCTCCTAGGCAAGATTTTTCTACTTTCCTTTTGACAGCATTTCCGCATTACTAAAAGGGACAAGAACTTTTATTGAGATATTTACATTCATGTTTTAAAACCCACGTTCATTGTCACATGTAAATGGAACAACCCTCAGTCCAGCTATTATAGAAAGAATCTGGCATTAACCTGAACTTAAAAAGTCAACAATCATGCCTAGGTTGAATGATTGTTCTTCTATAAATTCACAGTAGATGAAAGAGTTCCACAAAACGTCAGCACTAGATGAGCCTGAGATTCCC
This sequence is a window from Motacilla alba alba isolate MOTALB_02 chromosome 8, Motacilla_alba_V1.0_pri, whole genome shotgun sequence. Protein-coding genes within it:
- the PALMD gene encoding palmdelphin isoform X2 — protein: MKHQHLKKKALREKWLLDGFSSMTPKEEEEMQKQNQEDQQRTHELEQDIFRLEKEIEALERQEMEVSAKEEAILKKLKSVEKTTEDIIKSVKTEKAGFEKEAADYIYASIPDLPKYFRPSALRSTAHADMDDEEKRKALFAMEIKVEKDMKTGENTVLSTIPLPSKEFKETGIKVYDDGRKSVYAVSSNGTTTQNGMDELAPVEVEDLLRQATEKNSQSPTEYHEPVFANKFCRPVTPQKDRLVPGPKPEGTDKREMNGFSNHQTGFSSKTEPYMQQNKENGFDLPKVIQPKSPSPVISHTEKKVHTNPENRMIHNEERNAAHEELKPYQNTMEKHSETRFLNPGHANAASPAHQDEEDVRYNIVQAVPCYVDESEPVTMVFMGYQRVDDDDAEANQKLSPYDGVIRAELVIIDDDEEDDSKSEKPAYHPIGHYSQVYQPPNRKTTEAQQTNPVSSLGASLNKVPHKNSISLQEQEERLSSPTHQAHLHSQMSGDGTEDPSLTALRMRMAKLGKKVL
- the PALMD gene encoding palmdelphin isoform X1; this translates as MEEAELLKERFQAITDKRKLQEEITRKRLKVEEEKMKHQHLKKKALREKWLLDGFSSMTPKEEEEMQKQNQEDQQRTHELEQDIFRLEKEIEALERQEMEVSAKEEAILKKLKSVEKTTEDIIKSVKTEKAGFEKEAADYIYASIPDLPKYFRPSALRSTAHADMDDEEKRKALFAMEIKVEKDMKTGENTVLSTIPLPSKEFKETGIKVYDDGRKSVYAVSSNGTTTQNGMDELAPVEVEDLLRQATEKNSQSPTEYHEPVFANKFCRPVTPQKDRLVPGPKPEGTDKREMNGFSNHQTGFSSKTEPYMQQNKENGFDLPKVIQPKSPSPVISHTEKKVHTNPENRMIHNEERNAAHEELKPYQNTMEKHSETRFLNPGHANAASPAHQDEEDVRYNIVQAVPCYVDESEPVTMVFMGYQRVDDDDAEANQKLSPYDGVIRAELVIIDDDEEDDSKSEKPAYHPIGHYSQVYQPPNRKTTEAQQTNPVSSLGASLNKVPHKNSISLQEQEERLSSPTHQAHLHSQMSGDGTEDPSLTALRMRMAKLGKKVL